The Tubulanus polymorphus chromosome 1, tnTubPoly1.2, whole genome shotgun sequence genome contains a region encoding:
- the LOC141909833 gene encoding uncharacterized protein LOC141909833, with the protein MWCMVSESPKIPSDNSLKQLITKVFLSVDTDAAIDGYSRKLLWLKCGPSNNNHRYIAQFYLDFLKEIGRVPRLLRCDRGTENAILRDMQIVLRFSHGDLMRGMMWFMYGRSTANQQIESFWSRLRLNFTDFWRNIFLDMRDTGIFHDADAIHVQCLRFCFLSVIQRHLDTYRTMWNSHRIRQQRNGEGGFIPNIAYESCELFGAVDHSFPLSCRVDDLDDIFGEYVDEYPERGCSTEFLDFIRRACRAQNNQLPLPTSPDDALQLFRAVIAVIETIQDRNFMR; encoded by the coding sequence ATGTGGTGCATGGTGTCCGAGTCTCCCAAGATACCGTCCGACAATTCCTTGAAGCAATTGATCACGAAGGTGTTTCTCTCCGTCGACACCGACGCTGCAATAGATGGTTATTCTCGAAAGCTTCTTTGGCTCAAATGTGGACCGTCTAACAATAACCACCGATACATAGCGCAATTTTACCTGGATTTCTTGAAAGAAATAGGGCGAGTACCGAGACTGCTAAGATGTGACCGAGGGACAGAAAATGCTATTTTGAGGGACATGCAAATTGTACTAAGATTCTCTCATGGCGACCTTATGCGTGGGATGATGTGGTTTATGTATGGTAGATCGACTGCTAACCAACAAATTGAAAGTTTCTGGTCACGACTTAGATTAAACTTCACTGACTTCTGGCGAAATATCTTCCTGGACATGAGGGACACGGGCATATTTCATGACGCCGATGCCATACATGTACAATGTCTCCGATTCTGTTTCCTGTCTGTAATTCAACGACACCTAGACACGTACAGGACCATGTGGAATTCACACCGAATAAGGCAGCAACGAAATGGGGAAGGGGGTTTCATTCCCAATATTGCATACGAATCGTGTGAGTTATTTGGGGCCGTCGATCACTCTTTCCCTTTATCGTGTCGTGTTGATGACCTAGATGACATATTTGGAGAATACGTTGACGAATATCCTGAAAGAGGGTGTAGCACTGAATTCTTAGACTTCATTCGCCGTGCTTGTCGAGCACAGAATAATCAACTTCCTCTTCCTACGTCACCCGATGATGCACTGCAACTTTTCCGAGCAGTTATTGCAGTGATCGAAACGATTCAAGATCGTAACTTTATGagatga
- the LOC141914739 gene encoding uncharacterized protein LOC141914739 isoform X1, translating to MNRNTKFASIKNINMQSTSHLLDVDCPLGNSCIHVRPVEDGNSDNSPTLRPTTLSLYHQTTDISALEAHGRDDEEDENLPLDQLPEKFCVQNVDHHRNIPAYLRYIEDGGDSGVALFPAMTVNRQTTIQQPVPYLPGLVFYSDQPADDFLELLMEIKKRQISCHDINDATRQMGVISSEWKTQILIQDGNHLEGVQFATTRVLDSGSYGQVRELQDYNSDEQRCSRLPYCQKDVPLQNFYPDEVRLFFGLAHKNLVQICGVVLDCSTVHVLMECVQGTNLINHMKMLPKRPCSRYSGLGQYYVILFAKQLVSVLAYLEHNQIIHNDIEGSNILISPNREQVKLADFRLAETSPAEPKLRVPYDYLAPEKFTIAPYNTKVDVFSLGLTLIKAVFGYPRPYYYFYRNHPDAQMNACTIRNHCESGMNLSDIMDQLLVPDLVDFFTQCISPVYKRKFASQLQEHPVFRLLGFHPNDKRFQFGDDYEPPPLLNQSSSSDSILLGATDGYHQASPDDTVNSLGRSIQVAISTVM from the exons actaGTCATTTGCTGGATGTCGATTGTCCTCTCGGAAATAGCTGCATTCATGTGCGACCTGTTGAAGATGGCAACAGTGACAACAGCCCTACGTTGCGTCCTACTACTTTGTCCCTTTATCATCAGACTACG GATATAAGCGCATTAGAAGCACATGGAAGAGATGATGAGGAAGATGAAAACCTTCCGCTAGATCAATTACCAGAG aaattttgcGTGCAAAATGTCGACCATCACAGAAATATTCCAGCTTATTTGCGGTACATCGAAGATGGCGGTGACAGCGGCGTAGCATTGTTTCCGGCGATGACCGTTAATCGGCAGACGACTATCCAACAGCCGGTGCCATATCTGCCGGGCCTGGTTTTTTATAGCGACCAACCTGCCGACGACTTCTTAGAGTTGCTCATGGAAATCAAGAAGCGACAGATTTCATGCCACGATATCAACGATGCTACTCGTCAAATGGGTGTCATTTCCAGTGAATGGAAAACG CAAATACTGATCCAAGATGGAAACCACTTGGAAGGTGTTCAGTTTGCGACGACGCGAGTCCTGGATTCCGGGTCGTACGGTCAGGTTCGTGAACTACAGGATTACAACAGCGACGAACAACGATGCAGCCGTCTGCCTTACTGTCAAAAAGAC GTTCCATTGCAGAATTTCTACCCGGATGAAGTTCGTCTCTTCTTCGGTTTAGCGCACAAGAATCTAGTGCAAATTTGCGGCGTAGTTTTGGATTGCAGTACGGTTCACGTGTTGATGGAGTGCGTACAGGGTACAAACTTAATCAATCACATGAAAATGTTGCCCAAACGCCCGTGCAGTCGATATTCAGGACTAGGGCAATATTACGTAATCCTGTTCGCCAAGCAATTGGTATCTGTGCTTGCCTACCTAGAACACAATCAAATCATACACAACGATATCGAAG GTTCGAATATTCTGATATCTCCCAATCGAGAGCAAGTCAAACTTGCTGACTTTCGTTTGGCTGAGACCTCTCCGGCTGAACCCAAGCTTCGTGTACCCTATGATTATTTGGCCCCGGAAAAG TTTACCATCGCTCCTTACAACACGAAGGTCGATGTGTTCAGTCTCGGATTAACCCTGATTAAGGCGGTCTTTGGTTACCCAAGGCCGTACTATTATTTTTATCGCAATCATCCTGACGCACAGATGAACGCGTGTACAATCCGAAATCATTGCGAGTCTGGTATGAATCTGTCG GATATCATGGATCAGTTATTAGTCCCAGATTTGGTCGATTTCTTCACACAATGTATAAGTCCGGTTTACAAGCGGAAATTTGCATCCCAGCTTCAGGAGCATCCTGTTTTTCGACTTCTCG GTTTTCATCCGAATGACAAACGGTTCCAGTTCGGAGATGACTATGAGCCACCCCCACTATTGAACCAATCGTCGTCTTCGGATTCAATCTTGTTGGGTGCGACTGACGGATATCACCAGGCATCGCCCGATGATACAGTGAATTCATTGGGGCGATCCATCCAGGTGGCCATTTCAACAGTCATGTAG
- the LOC141914739 gene encoding uncharacterized protein LOC141914739 isoform X2, whose translation MNRNTKFASIKNINMQSTSHLLDVDCPLGNSCIHVRPVEDGNSDNSPTLRPTTLSLYHQTTDISALEAHGRDDEEDENLPLDQLPEKFCVQNVDHHRNIPAYLRYIEDGGDSGVALFPAMTVNRQTTIQQPVPYLPGLVFYSDQPADDFLELLMEIKKRQISCHDINDATRQMGVISSEWKTQILIQDGNHLEGVQFATTRVLDSGSYGQVRELQDYNSDEQRCSRLPYCQKDVPLQNFYPDEVRLFFGLAHKNLVQICGVVLDCSTVHVLMECVQGTNLINHMKMLPKRPCSRYSGLGQYYVILFAKQLVSVLAYLEHNQIIHNDIEGSNILISPNREQVKLADFRLAETSPAEPKLRVPYDYLAPEKDIMDQLLVPDLVDFFTQCISPVYKRKFASQLQEHPVFRLLGFHPNDKRFQFGDDYEPPPLLNQSSSSDSILLGATDGYHQASPDDTVNSLGRSIQVAISTVM comes from the exons actaGTCATTTGCTGGATGTCGATTGTCCTCTCGGAAATAGCTGCATTCATGTGCGACCTGTTGAAGATGGCAACAGTGACAACAGCCCTACGTTGCGTCCTACTACTTTGTCCCTTTATCATCAGACTACG GATATAAGCGCATTAGAAGCACATGGAAGAGATGATGAGGAAGATGAAAACCTTCCGCTAGATCAATTACCAGAG aaattttgcGTGCAAAATGTCGACCATCACAGAAATATTCCAGCTTATTTGCGGTACATCGAAGATGGCGGTGACAGCGGCGTAGCATTGTTTCCGGCGATGACCGTTAATCGGCAGACGACTATCCAACAGCCGGTGCCATATCTGCCGGGCCTGGTTTTTTATAGCGACCAACCTGCCGACGACTTCTTAGAGTTGCTCATGGAAATCAAGAAGCGACAGATTTCATGCCACGATATCAACGATGCTACTCGTCAAATGGGTGTCATTTCCAGTGAATGGAAAACG CAAATACTGATCCAAGATGGAAACCACTTGGAAGGTGTTCAGTTTGCGACGACGCGAGTCCTGGATTCCGGGTCGTACGGTCAGGTTCGTGAACTACAGGATTACAACAGCGACGAACAACGATGCAGCCGTCTGCCTTACTGTCAAAAAGAC GTTCCATTGCAGAATTTCTACCCGGATGAAGTTCGTCTCTTCTTCGGTTTAGCGCACAAGAATCTAGTGCAAATTTGCGGCGTAGTTTTGGATTGCAGTACGGTTCACGTGTTGATGGAGTGCGTACAGGGTACAAACTTAATCAATCACATGAAAATGTTGCCCAAACGCCCGTGCAGTCGATATTCAGGACTAGGGCAATATTACGTAATCCTGTTCGCCAAGCAATTGGTATCTGTGCTTGCCTACCTAGAACACAATCAAATCATACACAACGATATCGAAG GTTCGAATATTCTGATATCTCCCAATCGAGAGCAAGTCAAACTTGCTGACTTTCGTTTGGCTGAGACCTCTCCGGCTGAACCCAAGCTTCGTGTACCCTATGATTATTTGGCCCCGGAAAAG GATATCATGGATCAGTTATTAGTCCCAGATTTGGTCGATTTCTTCACACAATGTATAAGTCCGGTTTACAAGCGGAAATTTGCATCCCAGCTTCAGGAGCATCCTGTTTTTCGACTTCTCG GTTTTCATCCGAATGACAAACGGTTCCAGTTCGGAGATGACTATGAGCCACCCCCACTATTGAACCAATCGTCGTCTTCGGATTCAATCTTGTTGGGTGCGACTGACGGATATCACCAGGCATCGCCCGATGATACAGTGAATTCATTGGGGCGATCCATCCAGGTGGCCATTTCAACAGTCATGTAG
- the LOC141914739 gene encoding mitogen-activated protein kinase kinase kinase nsy-1-like isoform X3, translated as MNRNTKFASIKNINMQSTSHLLDVDCPLGNSCIHVRPVEDGNSDNSPTLRPTTLSLYHQTTDISALEAHGRDDEEDENLPLDQLPEKFCVQNVDHHRNIPAYLRYIEDGGDSGVALFPAMTVNRQTTIQQPVPYLPGLVFYSDQPADDFLELLMEIKKRQISCHDINDATRQMGVISSEWKTQILIQDGNHLEGVQFATTRVLDSGSYGQVRELQDYNSDEQRCSRLPYCQKDVPLQNFYPDEVRLFFGLAHKNLVQICGVVLDCSTVHVLMECVQGTNLINHMKMLPKRPCSRYSGLGQYYVILFAKQLVSVLAYLEHNQIIHNDIEGSNILISPNREQVKLADFRLAETSPAEPKLRVPYDYLAPEKFTIAPYNTKVDVFSLGLTLIKAVFGYPRPYYYFYRNHPDAQMNACTIRNHCESGMNLSVSVFLMLLNLGCVLRNFTM; from the exons actaGTCATTTGCTGGATGTCGATTGTCCTCTCGGAAATAGCTGCATTCATGTGCGACCTGTTGAAGATGGCAACAGTGACAACAGCCCTACGTTGCGTCCTACTACTTTGTCCCTTTATCATCAGACTACG GATATAAGCGCATTAGAAGCACATGGAAGAGATGATGAGGAAGATGAAAACCTTCCGCTAGATCAATTACCAGAG aaattttgcGTGCAAAATGTCGACCATCACAGAAATATTCCAGCTTATTTGCGGTACATCGAAGATGGCGGTGACAGCGGCGTAGCATTGTTTCCGGCGATGACCGTTAATCGGCAGACGACTATCCAACAGCCGGTGCCATATCTGCCGGGCCTGGTTTTTTATAGCGACCAACCTGCCGACGACTTCTTAGAGTTGCTCATGGAAATCAAGAAGCGACAGATTTCATGCCACGATATCAACGATGCTACTCGTCAAATGGGTGTCATTTCCAGTGAATGGAAAACG CAAATACTGATCCAAGATGGAAACCACTTGGAAGGTGTTCAGTTTGCGACGACGCGAGTCCTGGATTCCGGGTCGTACGGTCAGGTTCGTGAACTACAGGATTACAACAGCGACGAACAACGATGCAGCCGTCTGCCTTACTGTCAAAAAGAC GTTCCATTGCAGAATTTCTACCCGGATGAAGTTCGTCTCTTCTTCGGTTTAGCGCACAAGAATCTAGTGCAAATTTGCGGCGTAGTTTTGGATTGCAGTACGGTTCACGTGTTGATGGAGTGCGTACAGGGTACAAACTTAATCAATCACATGAAAATGTTGCCCAAACGCCCGTGCAGTCGATATTCAGGACTAGGGCAATATTACGTAATCCTGTTCGCCAAGCAATTGGTATCTGTGCTTGCCTACCTAGAACACAATCAAATCATACACAACGATATCGAAG GTTCGAATATTCTGATATCTCCCAATCGAGAGCAAGTCAAACTTGCTGACTTTCGTTTGGCTGAGACCTCTCCGGCTGAACCCAAGCTTCGTGTACCCTATGATTATTTGGCCCCGGAAAAG TTTACCATCGCTCCTTACAACACGAAGGTCGATGTGTTCAGTCTCGGATTAACCCTGATTAAGGCGGTCTTTGGTTACCCAAGGCCGTACTATTATTTTTATCGCAATCATCCTGACGCACAGATGAACGCGTGTACAATCCGAAATCATTGCGAGTCTGGTATGAATCTGTCGGTAAGTGTATTCCTCATGTTGTTGAATTTAGGATGTGTTTTACGAAACTTCACAATGTAA